Proteins from a genomic interval of Chanodichthys erythropterus isolate Z2021 chromosome 8, ASM2448905v1, whole genome shotgun sequence:
- the LOC137025337 gene encoding uncharacterized protein PF3D7_1120000-like yields MKALVCILLLLETFVFVVQQQVDGGLNENEISQQISSEDRRQNPPQTDTLRAEASTDSQQYCYLCFPDIHTALRELTATVTEQKANIRELTATVTEQKENIRELTTANTEQKANIRELTATVTEQKENIRELTATVTEQKANIRELTATVTEQKGNIRELTATITEQKGNIRELTTADTEQKENIRSLETQLRDEMNKKNEEISNLTQSQVEELKKENRGKTVLE; encoded by the exons ATGAAGGCTTTAGTATGTATACTGCTGCTGCTCGAAACCTTTGTGTTTGTCGTTCAGCAGCAGGTAGATGGAGGACTCAATGAGAATGAGATCAGTCAACAGATCAGCTCTGAGGACAGAAGACAGAATCCACCTCAAACAGACACTTTGAGAGCTGAAGCTTCAACTGACAGCCAACAATACTGCTATCTGTGCTTCCCTGACATCCATACAGCACtgagagaactgaccgccaccgttacagagcagaaagcaaacatcagagaactgaccgccaccgttacagagcagaaagaaaacattagagaactgaccaCCGCGAATACAGAGCAGAaagcaaacatcagagaactgaccgccaccgttacagagcagaaagaaaacatcagagaactgaccgccaccgttacagagcagaaagcaaacatcagagaactgaccgccaccgtcacagagcagaaaggaaacatcagagaactgaccgccaccatcacagagcagaaaggaaacatcagagaactgaccacCGCTgatacagagcagaaagaaaacatcagatctttagaGACACAACTGAGGGATGAGATGAACAAGAAAAATGAAG aaatttCAAATCTTACTCAGAGTCAAGTGGAGGAGTTGAAAAAGGAAAATAGAGGTAAAACTGTGCTTGAATGA